A genomic window from Xyrauchen texanus isolate HMW12.3.18 chromosome 31, RBS_HiC_50CHRs, whole genome shotgun sequence includes:
- the LOC127624996 gene encoding zinc finger protein 501-like, with product MNEQDEPLELNEVEEKLQDHKHHDLIPGEKSLSGSKTKKNFSPKKPQRRAAKNNSTCTQCGKSFTYQCELNTHMRVHTGEKPYTCHQCGKSFAHTRNLKCHLHRHSEERPFQCDKCCKTFVLAKYLKNHLKTHTNEKPYKCYTTFCGKSFSCLSNLKEHQKIHTGAGVHMCFECGKIFTNASNLKQHQIIHTGEKPYKCSHCGEHFTHSKQLKIHERIHTGENPYRCSHCGKSFTRLEVLKRHERIHTGEKPYKCSHCEKGFTQSENLKRHERIHTGEKPYKCSHCGKSFTVPQNLKRHERIHTGEKPFKCEHCGKSFTRIEDLKIHKRIHTGEKPYKCSHCEKSFTQSYSLKIHKRIHTGEKPYKCSHCGKSFIQIKHLKTHERIHTGVKPYKCSYCEKSFTVLQNLKTHKRIHTGEKPYMCLHCEKSFTQIKHLKTHERIHSGEKPFKCSHCGKCFTRLENLNTHERIHTGVKPYMCLHCEKSFTQSENLKRHERIHTGEKPFKCQTVEGVDF from the coding sequence atgaACGAGCAAGATGAACCTCTagagctgaatgaagtggaggagaaacttcAGGATCATAAACATCATGATTTAATacctggagaaaaatctttgagtggCTCAAAGACTAAGAAGAATTTCTCACCAAAAAAGCCTCAAAGAAGAGCAGCCAAAAATAATTCCACCTGcactcaatgtggaaagagtttcacatatCAATGCGAGCTTAAtacacacatgagagttcataccgGAGAAaagccttacacgtgccatcagtgtggaaaaagttttgcaCATACACGAAATCTCAAATGTCATCTTCATCGTCACTCTGAAGAAAGACCATTTCAATGTGACAAGTGCtgcaaaacatttgttttggcaAAGTACctaaaaaatcatctgaaaactcacacaaatgagaagccttacaagtgttaCACAACTTTTTGTGGAAAAAGTTTTTCATGCTTGTCCAATTTAAAagagcaccagaaaatacatactGGTGCAGGGGttcatatgtgctttgaatgtgggaagatCTTTACTAATGCCAGCAACTTGAAACAGCaccaaataattcatactggagaaaaaccttacaagtgttcacactgtggagAGCATTTcactcattcaaaacaactgaaaatacatgagagaattcatacggGAGAAAACCCTTACaggtgctcacactgtggaaagagtttcactcggttaGAAGTCCTGAAAAggcatgagagaattcatactggagagaaaccttacaagtgctcacactgtgaaaagggtttcactcagtcagaaaacctgaaaaggcatgagagaattcatactggagagaaaccttacaagtgttcacactgtggaaagagttttactgtgccacaaaacctgaaaagacatgagagaattcatactggagaaaaaccattCAAGTGTGAGCACTGTGGTAAGAGTTTCACTCGGATAGAAGACCTGAAAATACacaagagaatccatactggagaaaaaccttacaagtgctcacactgtgaaaagagtttcactcagtcatacAGCTTGAAAAtacacaagagaattcatactggagagaaaccttacaagtgttcacactgtggaaagagttttattcAGATaaaacacctgaaaacacatgagagaatccatactggagtgaaaccatacaagtgctcatactgtgaaaagagtttcactgtgttacaaaacctgaaaacacacaagagaatccatactggagagaaaccttacatgtgcttacactgtgaaaagagtttcactcagataaaacacctgaaaacacatgaaagAATCCATTCTGGAGAAAAACCATttaagtgttcacactgtggaaagtgtTTCACTCGGTTAGAAAACCTGAATACACAtgaaagaattcatactggagtgaAACCTTACATGTGCTTacattgtgaaaagagtttcactcagtcagaaaacctgaaaaggcacgagagaattcatactggagaaaaacctttcaaGTGTCAAACTGTTGAAGGGGTGGATTTTTGA